The sequence TGTTCGCCTATGGCAGCGGGATGGCGGCCTACCTCACCAAGCACCTCACCGATCCGACCATCGCCCGCCGCCTGATGGCCCGCGTCCCGCGAGGGCTGTGGGAGATGCGCAAGATCAGCACCGACAGCCAGGGCGCGGCCGGCAGCGACGACGCGCTGCAGCGCCGGCTGCTCGCCTGGGAGCTCGCCGGCTACGCGGCCGGGCCCGCGCTCTACGCCAAGTCGCGACGGCGTTCGGCGGGGCTCGGCGGCAGCCGCCCCGCGACGACGGTCGTCGCCCCGGATCTGCTCGGCGCGGCCGCGCTGCCCGAGACGGCCGAACCGAGTGCCGGCAGCCCGACCGGGCTGATCTGCGGCGAGCTGGAGCTGGCCGGGCCGAGGGTCCGGCTGCCGGCGGGGGAGCACGACGGTGCCTACGGGCGAGCCCGCCTGCTGGTCCGGGTGCACGGCGAACCGGTCGGCTACGTCGAACTGCCCCTCGCGGCTGACGGCGACGGGCCCGTTGCCGTCGACGTCACGCAGGCGGTGTCCCTCGCCGTGGAGACCCTGGGCGGGCCGATTCGCCAACATCTGGCCGACGACGGCGTCACCCTGCCGGCCGCGCCCGATCCCGGCGTCGTCGTCAAGGCGGTCCGGTCCGGCGCCCCGCACCGCCCGTGCCGGCGCCTGGCGGGCGCGGCACCGCGGATCAGCGTCGTCGTCTGCACCCGGAACCGGCCGGGGCTGCTGACCGCGTGCCTCGACGGGCTGCTCGGCCTGCGGTACGAGAACTTCGAGGTCGTCGTCGTCGACAACGCGCCGACGGACGACGGCACCCGGGTGGCCTTCACCGCCGCGGTCGGCACCGACGAACGCTTCCGGTACGTGGTGGAGCCGGTGCCCGGCCTCTCCAGCGCGCGTAACCGGGGCCTGGCGGAGGCCAGCGGCGAGATCATCGCCTACACCGACGATGACGTTCGGGTGGACGCCGACTGGCTGTTGGGGATCGCCCGCGGCTTCGCCCGGCGCGACGACGTCGCCTGCGTCACCGGGCTGGTCGGCTCGGCCGACCTGGCGACCGACATCGAGCAGTACTTCGACGCCAAGGTCTCCTGGTCGACCAGCTGTGCGCCCCGCGTCTACGACATGGACCCGGCGAACGCGCCCGGCCCGCTGCACCCCTTCACGGCGGGCGTCTTCGGGACGGGCGCCAACCTCGCCCTGCGCACCGAGACGGTCCGGGCGCTCGGCGGCTTCGACACCGCGCTCGGCGCCGGTACCAAGACCAGGGGCGGCGAGGACCTCGACATCTTCGTCCGGATCCTGCTCGACGGCCACGCGCTCGCCTACGAGCCGGCCGCCCTCGTCTGGCACAGCCACCGCTCCGACCTGACCGAGCTGAGCCGGCAGATGTTCGGCTACGGCTCCGGGCTGACCGCCTACATCGTCAAGTACCTGGTGGACCCGGCCACCTGCCGGCGCGTCGTCGCCGGCATTCCCGGCGGGGTGCGGCACGCGAGGCAGTTGGGCAGCCGTACCCGCGAGATTCCCACGGCTCCGAAGCCCGAGATCATGCGTCGGTTGCGGACCAGGGAAATGGCCGGGATGCTCGCTGGGCCTGTGCTGTACCTACAGGCGAGGCGACGAAGCGCACGAGCGTCCGCACGAGGAGCACAGCAATGACCAGCGTCACGGACGAGGCGGCGGCCGTCGCCGGGGCCGAGCAGCCCCGGCGCAAGATGAGCATGCTTTACCGCAACGGCCTGGCCGGCGTCGCCAACAGCGTGTTGTCGGCGCTGCTGGGCGCTGGTTTCTGGGTCATCGCGGCCCGCGAGTCCAGCACGGCGGCGGTCGGCGTCGGAACGGCCCTCGTCTCGGCGCTGATGGCGCTCGCGACGCTGAGCCAGATGAGCCTGGGCGGAGCCCTCTCCGCCTACCTGCCCGGTGCGGGCGAGCACCAGCGGGCTCTGGTCCTTCGGTCCTACGGCATGGCCGTGCTCATCAGCGTGGTGCTCGGTGGCGCCTTCGCCGTGGCGGCGCCGCGTTTCGACCACTCGTTCCACGTGCTGGCGCCGGTCGGCGCGGCGATCGGCTTCACCCTCTCGGTCACGGTCTGGGCGATCTTCTCGTTGCAGGACCTGGTGGTCACCTCGCTGCGCAAGGCGATCTGGCTGCCTCTGGAGAACACCACCTACAGCCTCACCAAGTTCGTGGTGCTGGTAGCCATGGGCTCCGGCACGACGGCGTTGATGCTGCTGTCCGCCTGGGTCGTGCCGGCCGCCATCGCCACGGTCGTCGTCTCCTCGATCGTGTTCGGCAAGCTGCTGAACAAGCGGGACCCGGGCGCCGAGCCGGCCGCCCTGACCGAGGCGCCGCAGCTGGAGGGCTACCGGCGCTTCCTGGCCGGCACGACGCTGGCGCTCATCTTCGAGCAGCTGGCGGTGACCCTGCTGCCGGTGTTCATCGTCGCCGGCCTCGGCACCGAGAAAGGCGCCGAGTTCGGCATCGCCTGGATGCTCATCCAGGCGCTCGACCAGTTCCCGATGATTCTCGGGTTCTCGATGACGGTCGAGGGCGCGCAGCCCGGCGCCGACGTGCGGCCGATCCACCGGACCCTGCGCAAGCGCACCCTGGCCGGCATGGGAGGCCTGGTCGTCGTCGGGATCCTGGCGGCGCCCATCATCACCACGATCTTCGGCGGCGCCTACCGGCACGGCTCGACGACCGTGCTCCAGCTCCTCCTGATCGGCTCCCTCGGCCGGGCCGTGAACAGCCTTGCGCTGTGCGCCGCGCTGGCCCGGCGCCGGCTGGCTCCCCTGATCGGGATTCACGGCGCCATCGCGGTGATGGTCCCGATCGGCGCCCTGATCCTCGGGCGCTGGTGGGGCCTGGTCGGCGTCGGCATCGCCTGGTCGGTGGCGCAGAGCGTCGTCGCTCTCGGCGTACTCGTCGCCGAACGCCGCGAGGAGCGGTCCGAGCGGGTCGACACGCCGCCCGGACTACGACGCCCGGCGGCGATCGAGGCGAACATCGAGACCACCATGCGCCTCACGCCGATCCAGCGACGATCCCGGTAGCCGCTGCCCGGTAGCCCCAGCCCCGGTCAAGCCCTGCCTCGATCAAGCCCCTGTCGTCCCGGCCAGGTCCGCCCGCTGGCTTGATCGCCGTTTCGGCCCTCCCGCGGTCATAAAAGCGCTCCTGTTACAGCCATGCGAGGGCCAAAACGGCGATCTTGCTGGCCTCGGGGCGAGGCGAAACTCAGCTGGGGCAGTAGCCGGATGATCGGCGTTACCGGGCCGACGGACCCGGGATTGGGCCAATCGGGTTGCCACCTGATGTGATGGGTGCGCCGAATCGCGTGGGTGGCATGGCCTTGCCACGTGGCCAGTGGAAAGGTGAATGTATGTCGCAGAACTCCCCCGTGCCGGGTTGGTACCCGGACCCGTCCGGGGCGCCGGGTACCAGGTGGTGGGACGGCGTTCAGTGGACCGGGCACACCCAGGCTCCGCCGACTCAGCCGCCGGCCGCGCCCGTGCCGCAGCAGCAGCCGACGCCGGCGCCGGCGCCGCAGCAGCCCGCGGCGCCGGTGTTGTATCAGAAGCCGCCCCAGCCGCAGGGGGCATTCCAGCCGGCAGGCGCGCCGCCCCAGCAGCAGCCGGGCGGTTTCCCGCCCGGGCCGGGGCCGCAGGGTCCGGGATGGCAGCAGGGGCCGCAAGGTCATCCGGGCCCGCAGGGTCATCCGGGCGCACCGGGCCAGCCGGGCGCACCGGGCTGGGGAACGGCGCAGGGCAACTTCCCGCCTGCCCCGGTGCACACCGGGTTCACCCCGGACAAGATCCAGGAGCAGGTCCAGCAGCGGGCCGGCGTCGCGCCGAGCGGGCCGGGCGGCGGCACGATCTTCACCGAGCCGGTGCTGGTGGTGAACCAGAAGACCCAGTTCATCGAGGTCACGAACCAGTACGCGATCTTCGACCAGGGGGGCCGGCAGATCGGCTCGGTGGTCGAGGTCGGGCAGAGCACCGCGAAGAAGGTCGCCCGGGTGCTCACCTCGCTCGACCAGTACATGACGCACAAGCTGGAGGTCCGCGACCCGGCGGGCAACGTCATGCTGGTGCTCACCAGGCCGGCGAAGCTGGTCAAGTCGAAGGTCGTCGTCACCCGGCCGGACGGGTCGGAGATCGGCCAGATCGTCCAGCAGAACGCGATTGGGAAGATCCGGTTCGGCCTGATGGTCGGCGGTCAGCAGATCGGCCTGATCAAGGCAGAGAACTGGCGGGCCTGGAACTTCTCGATCGTCGACCACGCCGAGGTCGAGGTCGCCCGGATCACCAAGACCTGGGAGGGCCTGCTCAAGACGATGTTCACGACGGCCGACAACTACGTCGTCCAGCTGCACTTCCAGCTGCCGGATCCGCTGCTCAGCCTGGTCATCGCCTCGGCGCTGACCGTCGACACCGCGCTGAAGCAGGACTCGCGAGGCTGGAACTGAGCCGGCGGGGCGGCAGGCCCGCCCCGCTCCCGGCTCGCTCGCCCTGGCGCTAGCTGCGAATCCCGACAACGGCCGCCACGGCGCAGTTCGTCAACAAGTTCTTAGACATAACGCTGGGTGGCGGGCAGGATGGCCGGGTGACTCCGACATCAGGACCTCCGGAGGCGCGAAAGAAGAACCTTTTCGCGCCTCCTCCGGCCGGGGCAGTCACGCAGCCCTCGCGCCGGCGACTCCCGACGGTGGCGCTGCCCGCGCCGCCGGTCACGGTAGCCGCGCTGGACGCGATCGACGCGGACGACGGTCGGGTGGAGCTGCTCGACGGGCTGTGCGTGCTACGCCCGTGGCCCACCCCGCTGCGCACCCGGGTGACCCAACGGCTGGCCGAGCTGCTCACCGCGGCCGCGCCCTCCGGGGCGCACGTCTTCCCGCACGGCCTGCGCGTCGAGATCTCCGCCCGGACGTTGGTGATCCCGGATCTGGTGGTCGGCCCCGTGCCCACCCCGACCGGGCCACCCGCCGACGCCGACCCGAGCGCGACACCGTCGCCAGCCGCCACGACACCGGCCCGGATCACCGAGCCGCCGTTCCTGGTCATCGAGGTGGCCGACGAGCACACCCGCCGCTACAACCGCACGCTGAAGCTCGACCTCTACCGTGACCGCGGGATTCCGTCCTGCTGGCTGGTCGATCCGGATCCGGCGGGGCGCACCGTGACCATCGAGATCTACGACCTGGTCGACGGTGGCTACGTGCGCGCCGGCCAGGCCAGCGAGGCCACCCCGCTCAGCGTCACCCGTCCGTTCCCGGTCACGTTCATCCCGGCCGACCTTGTGGATCCAGGCGACTAGCGCCGCCTTCGGCAAGGCTCGCCCGTTCCGGCGTCCCCGTGATCGCCGTTTCGGCCCTCCAGTGGTCGTAACCACGTCTGTTTCATAACCACCAGAGGGCCGAAACAGAGATCAAGGCGACGGGCGGCGTTCGACTGCGGGCGAGACCCGCCACCGCGTAGGGCTCGCCCGCAGACCTCAAGGCCCCCGAAGGCCCCCGAACAGCACGAAGGGGCGGCCCCGAATCGGGACCGCCCCTCCTGACGTGCGACGAACTTCTACGCCCGGCCCTCCAAAGCGCCCACCCAGCCGACCCCAACCCGCAGGCCGGCTGGCCCCGAACCTTCACGCCTCAGGCGGAAGGCCCTGACCCTCCGTCGCGCGAAGCGCGACATGTGGGGGGTCCGGGGGGTCATCCCCCCGGACAGGCATCTTCTAGGTAGGCCCCGGCGAAAGTGCCCGAAGGACACTGAGCAGGGTTGACCCCTACTAGAAGTCCATGTCCCCGCCGCCCGGCATGGCCGGGGCCGGGTTCTTCTCGGGCTTGTCGGCGATGACGGCCTCGGTGGTGAGGAAGAGGCCGGCGATCGACGCGGCGTTCTGCAGCGCCGAGCGGGTGACCTTCGCCGGGTCGATGATGCCGGTGGCCAGCATGTCGACGTACTCGCCCGTGGCCGCGTTCAGGCCGTGGCCGATCGGCAGGTTGCGCACCTTGTCGACCACGACGCCGCCCTCGAGACCGCTGTTGAACGCGATCTGCTTGATCGGCGCCTCGAGCGCGAGCCGGACGATGTTCGCCCCGGTGGCCTCGTCGCCGGTCAGGTCGAGCTTGTCGAACGCGCTGACCGAGGCCTGAAGCAGGGCCACGCCACCGCCGGCGACGATGCCCTCTTCGACGGCCGCCTTCGCGTTGGAGACGGCGTCCTCGATGCGGTGCTTCTTCTCCTTGAGCTCGACCTCGGTCGCCGCGCCCACCTTGACGACGGCGACGCCGCCGGCGAGCTTGGCGAGGCGCTCCTGGAGCTTCTCGCGGTCGTAGTCCGAGTCGGACTTGTCGATCTCGTTGCGGATCTGCGAGACACGGCCGGTGATCTGGTCCGCGTCGCCGGCGCCCTCGACGATCGTCGTCTCGTCCTTGGTGACGACGACCTTGCGAGCCTTGCCCAGCAGGTCGATCGAGGTCGACTCCAGCTTGAGGCCGACGTCCTCGGAGATGACCTGGCCACCGGTCAGGATCGCGATGTCGCCGAGCATGGCCTTGCGACGGTCACCGAAGCCCGGGGCCTTGACGGCGACGGACTTGAAGGTGCCACGGATCTTGTTGACGACCAGGGTGGCGAGGGCCTCGCCCTCGACGTCCTCGGAGATGATGACCAGCGGCTTGCTGGCCTGCATGACCTTCTCCAGCAGCGGGAGCAGGTCCTTGACGGCCGAGATCTTGGAGTTGACGATCAGGATGTACGGGTCGTCGAGGACGGCCTCCTGACGGTCGGCGTCCGTGACGAAGTACGGCGAGATGTAGCCCTTGTCGAAGCGCATGCCCTCGGTGAGCTCAAGCTCCAGGCCGAAGGTGTTGCTCTCCTCGACGGTGACGACGCCTTCCTTGCCGACCTTGTCGAGCGCCTCGGCGATCAGCGCGCCGATGGCCGGGTCGCCCGCGGAGATCGACGCCGTGGAGGCGATCTGCTCCTTGGTCTCGATCTCCTTGGCCTGCTTCGAGAGCTCCTCGGAGACGCTCTCGACCGCGAGCTCGATGCCCTTCTTCAGGCCGAGCGGGTTCGCGCCGGCGGCCACGTTGCGCAGCCCCTCGCGGACCAGCGCCTGGGCCAGGATCGTCGCGGTGGTGGTGCCGTCACCCGCGACGTCGTTGGTCTTCTTGGCGACTTCCTTGACGAGCTCGGCACCGATCTTCTCGTACGGGTCCTCGAGCTCGATCTCCTTGGCGATGGAGACACCGTCGTTGGTGATCGTGGGTACGCCCCACTTCTTCTCCAGAACGACGTTGCGGCCCTTCGGACCAAGCGTGACCTTGACGGCGTCGGCCAGCTGGTTCATGCCGCGCTCCAGGCCGCGCCGCGCCTCCTCATCGAAGGCAATGATCTTCGGCATGGTGTCGGAGTCCTCCCACAGGGATATGGCAGTGTGATGGCCTGGCCACAACGACGCCCGCGACGGACGATCACGCCACGACCCGCGCACGAGCACCCGCGGAAGCGAGCGCACAGACCTCCCAGGCATTCCTGGGGAACTCCCGGCGCTCGTGCAAGCGAGTGCACCGGGCGTTCCAGGGGGTCTCCCCCCTGGGCCAGCATGACGCGGGAACCCTGCGAAGTTGCCCTGGGGCAACGAGCAAGGCGTCCCTGATCGTGACCTCGTCGTTTCAGCCTGCTGGCACTCAGCTTACCTGAGTGCCAGTCCCCTGTTTAGCACTCGACCCCGGTGAGTGCAAGCTCGCTCCCCGTGCAGGCGAGCCCCGAGACCGTCCTACCAGCTGGCGCTGGCGTCGAGGGGCCGTGATCGTGAGTTAGCTCTCTGGTGGTTGTGACCAGGCCGGGGTAATGACCGCTAGAGGGCCAAAACGGCGATCACGTCGACTGGCGTGTTCGCCTGGCCGGTAGTGGATCGCTGCTTCTGCCCTGAGACGTGCGGCGGCCACGAGGCCGCCGGAGCGACGCGCTCACGCCAGCAGGGCAGAAGCGGCGGTGGTGCCTTCAGTCGTCGCCCAGCCCCGCGGCCTCGAAGGCGGACAAGGTCGGGGGGATCGTCGCGGTGGGGCCGGCGATGCCGACCAGGGGGTCGAGGGTCTTCAGGCCGTCGCCGGTGTTGTAGATGACGGTCTCGGCGTCGGGGTCGAGCAGGCCCTCGCGCAGCTGGCGGCGCAGGTTCGCGACGGTCACGCCGCCGGCGGTCTCGCCGAAGATGCCCTCGGTGCGGGCGAGCAGGCGCATGCCCTCGATGATCTCGTCGTCGGTGACGTCGGTGATCGCGCCGCCGGTGCGGCGGGCGACGTCGAGCGCGTAGGGGCCGTCGGCCGGGTTGCCGATCGAGAGCGACTTGGCGATCGTCGACGGGCGGACGGGGGAGACCGTGTCGACGCCGCGCTCGAAGGCCGCCGCGACCGGGTTGCAGCCGGCGGCCTGGGCGCCGAAGACCTTGTACGGCGTCGGCTCGACCAGGCCGAGCTTGCCCAGTTCGCGGAACGCCTTGTCGACCTTGGTCAGCAGCGAGCCGGACGCGATCGGGATGACCACCTGCGCGGGCAGCCGCCAGCCGAGCTGCTCGGCGACCTCGTAGCCGAGCGTCTTCGAGCCCTCGGCGTAGAACGGGCGGACGTTGACGTTGACGAACGCCCACTCGTACTCGTCGGCCAGTTGGCTGCACAGCTTGTTCACGTCGTCGTAGTTGCCCTTGATCGCGACAAGGGTGCCGCCGTAGACGGCGGTCGAGACGGTCTTGCCGTCCTCCAGGTCGTGCGGGACCAGGACGATCGACCGCAGGCCCGTGTGGGCGGCGTGCGCGGCGACCGAATGCGCGAGGTTGCCGGTGGACGCACAGGCGACGGTGGTGAAGCCCAGGTCACGGGCGGCGGACAGCGCGACGGAGACGACCCTGTCCTTGAACGAGTGCGTCGGGTTCGCGCTGTCATCCTTGACCCAGAGGGTCTTCATGCCCAGCTCGGCGGCCAGCCGCGGCGCCGGACGCAGCGGGGTGAAGCCGGCGCCGAGGGATACCCGACGGGCCGGGTCGTGGCCGGCGGGCAGCAGGCCGACGTAGCGCCACAGGTTCTGCGGACCGGCCTCGATGGACGCGCGGGTCACCCGGCGCAGCCGGTCCTCGTCGTAGGCGATCTCCAGCGGCGCGAAACACTCGAAGCAGACGTGTTGCGGGCCGAGCGGGTAGGTCGCGCCACAGTGGCGACAGGAAAGCGAGACCGCGGGGTTCGCGTCATCGGTCGTGGAGCCCGACTGGGCGGCGCGCTCGGGCGCAAGAGTCATCGCTGATCTCCTCATCTTTCCCGGGGCCGGCGGTGGCACCTCGGGTCGGAATTGGCACCTGCCGCGGGGAGCCTGCCGTGGACCACCCCCAACAAGACTGGGCCGCGCCCATCAGGTGATCGGCTGACCGGCTCGGTCAGAACCACCTTGGTCGCGCGAAGCGCGACACCGGCGGTCCGGGGGTCGCCCCCCGGGCAGGCATCGCGGCTGTGGCGAAGCTGATCCCCGAAGGGATCAGCGAGCAGGCTCATCCGCTCGGTTGCCGGGGCTTCACTGGGCCGTTCCCTCTGCCCCTCTGGATGAGCCATGTTCAGTTGTGTGTCCGTACTGTAGACCGCCGCCACCCCCCGCGCATCGTCCTTTTGGGCGCACAGGGTGTGATGCGGCTTGCGTCCCACTGCACGTCCGGGCGGCGGCCGGGGTGGCTCAGGACCCGATGATGGAGTCCCCCGGGACCCGACTTCGGAAAGACTCGGGGTTGCCGGACGTTGCAGGGACCAGGCCGGACACCGCGCGGCGGATGAGCTGATCGCGCGGCAACCGGCTGCCAGGAGGAGCCACGCGCGTGAGCATCCGTGCCGTCTACACCGATCTCGACGGAACCATGGTCGGCCCGAAAGGCTCGTTCTTCGTCGCCGAGGACGGATCCCACACCCTCGAGGCGGCGCAGGCGCTCGTCGACCTGCATGCCGCCGGCCTGACGCTCGTGCTGGTCAGCGGCCGGACCAGACCGCAGCTCGTCGAGGCGGCGGCGATCTTCGGGGCCGACGGCTTCATCGGCGAGCTCGGCGCGATCGTCGGCTGGGACCACGGCCGCAGCAGCGAGATCCTGCGCGGCGCGATGCCGGAGAGCTACACCCAGGTGCCCGAGGAGCTGCTGCACGAGCTGATCGCGGCCAACCCCGGCCGGCTCGAACTGCACACCCCGTGGCACACGGGCCGCGAGCTGGACGTGATGCTGCGTGGCAAGGTCGACGTGGCGACCGCCGACGCCTGGCTGCGCGACGCCGGCTTCGACTGGCTCTCGATGCGTGACAACGGGCTGATCGCTCCGCACCTCATGCCGGGCCTGGGCGTGAACCCGCACGTCTACCACCTGGTGCCCGAAGGGGTGGGCAAGGGCGAGGCCGTCGCCTGGGACCTCAGGCGGCGCGGCATCGACCCGGCGGACGCGATCGCGATCGGCGACTCGGCGAGCGACCTGACGATGGCCCGTTTCGTCGGCCGGATGCACCTGGTCGCCAACGCCCTGCGGCACCCGGACATCCCCACCCTGCTCACCTCCTACGACAACGTCGTGGTCGAGAAGGAGGCGGTCACCCTCGGCTGGGCCAGCGCCATCCGCGCTGCCGTGGCCGGTCGGGCTCCGCTGGCGGCCACGTCCTGACGGGCCGCCGGGGCCGTGGTCTGGATGTTGCCCGCGGCGGTGCACCGGCAACTTTCGGTCGGCGACCGCGGCCGGATTTTTGCGCGGCCGATCGGCGCCGACCTGGTCATGTGACGCGGTCAACAGGTCTACTCTGCCGTGTGTGCCAAACCTGACCCGAGCCGTGCTGGCGGGGCCCGATCCGGCGGCCGCCGGCACCGCACGGGTGCTGGTCGCCTCGAACCGAGGCCCGGTCGCGTTCTCCCTTTCCGATTCCGGCGCGCTGCTGGCCCGGCGGGGCAGCGGCGGCCTGGTGAGCGGGATGCAGGAGGTGATCCGGGACGCGGCGGCGGCCGCGGCCGGGCAGGGCGACGCCGCCGAGGGCGGTGAGACCGACCCCGAAGATCCGCCGTCCGGCATCGTCTGGGTGTGCGCGGCGCTGTCGGACGCGGACCGGCGGGCGGTGCGGGTGGCACCGGACGGCCGGCTCGATCGGGCCGGTTTCGACACCGGCGGCGCCGCGATCCGGATGCTCGACGTGGACCGGGTCGTCTTCGACCGGGCCTACAACGGGGTCGCCAACCGCACGCTGTGGTTCGTGCTGCACCTGCTGTTCGCCCCGGCCAGCGAGCCGAGCTTCGGGGCCGCGTTCTGGCGCGACTGGGAGGCCTACGAGGCCTACAACGCGATGTTCGCCGACGCGCTGGCCCTCGACGCGGCCCACGGCGCGGCCGTCCTGATCCAGGACTATCACCTGACGCTGGTCCCGGGCCTGCTGCGCAAGCTGCGCCCCGACCTGCGGATCTCGCACTTCACCCACACCCCGTGGGCGCCGCCGGACTACTTCCGGATCCTGCCGGACCGGGTGTCCCGGGCCGTGATCGGCGGCATGCTCGGGGCCGACCGGCTCGGCTTCCTCACCGCCCGCTGGGCGACCGCGTTCCGGGACTGCGCCCGCGTCCTGCTCGGCGACGAGGTCGAGATCGACGGTGTCGAGACCTGCGTGCTGGACGGCGGTCTCGATCTCGCGCCCGCCCCGGGGCCGATGGCCCCGCCGGCAGCGCTGATCGGCGGGCCGGCGCTCGGCCAGGTCTTTGACGAGCGGCCTCCGCCCGTTGTCGACCCGGGCCAGCCCGGTCACCGGGTCCGGATCGGCGTCCACCCGCTCGGGGTCGACGCCCCGGCGCTGCGGGCGCGGGCCGCGGCGAAGGACGTGGCGGCGCGCGCCGCCGAGCTGCGCGAGGAGGTCGGCGACCGGCGTCTGATCGTCCGCGTCGACCGCACCGAGCTGTCGAAGAACATCGTTCGTGGCCTGGACGCCTACCGGGAGCTGTTGCGCAACCATCCGGACTGGTGCGGCCGGGTCATGCACCTGGTCTGCGCCTACCCGTCCCGGCACGACCTGCCCGAGTACCGGGAGTACACCGCCGCGGTGCAGCGGATCGCCACCGAGATCGAGGACGAGTTCGCCACCGACGGCTGGCTGCCGCTGCGCCTGGAGGTCACGGACGACTACCCGCGCTCGCTGGCCGCGCTGACGCTGGCCGACGTGCTGGTGGTCAACCCGATCCGCGACGGGATGAACCTGATCGCCAAGGAGGGCCCGACGGTCTCCGACCGGGACGTGGCCCTGATCCTGTCCCGGGAGGCCGGGGCCTACGCCGAGCTGGGCGCGGACGCGCTGGTCGTCAACCCGTACGACGTCACGGAGACCGCCGAGGCGATGGACGCGGCCCTGCGGATGCCGCCAGCCGAGCGCCGCCGGCGCGCCGACCGGATCGCCGCGCTGGCCGCCCGGCTGCCACCCGGCGACTGGTTTCGCGAGCAGCTCGCCGCGCTGCCCGCCCCTCCGGCCGAGGTCGTGCTGCGCGGCTGACGATCCCGCCCGGCGGGCGACCGGTCCGTCCTTGGTCGCCCGCCGGGGGATGCCCGTCGGAGGCTGGCCCCGTAGCTGTCGGCCCGGTCAGCCGATGCGGGCGGCGAGAACCTGGAGCAGGGCGACGATGCCGGCCGGGCCGTCGACGACCAGGTCCGCGCGCTCCCGTAGGGCCGTGGGAACCTCGGGGCCGTCGCTGCAGACCGTGAGGCCGGCGATGCCGGTGGACCGCAGGGCCTCGACGGCGTCGAAGGCGGGCAGGTCGCCGAGGTCGTCGCCGGCCATCAGCACCGACCGGGCGGAGCGCTCGTCGACCAGCTCGCGCAGGGCCCGGCCCTTGTCGTGGTCCGGCGGGCGCAGCTCCAGGACCTTCTTGCCGGGCGCCGCCTCCAGGCCGTGCTCCTCGGCGAGGCGGCGCAGCGCGGGAGCCAGCGCGCCGAGCGCCGCGTCGGGGTCGGCGGCGCGCCGGACGTGGATCACCAGGGCCTGGCCCTTGTCCTCGACCGTGACGCCGGGCGGGGCGTCGCGCAGCACCTCGGGCAGCCGGGCCCGCACCGCGGCGACACCGGGCAGCGGCTCCGGGCTGACCGTGTCGCCGGTCGCGCCCTCCCAGCGTTGCAGCCCGTACTGGCCGAGGATGGTCAGGTTCGCCAACCCGTCCTCGCCCGCGCCGGCGGTCGGGAGACCGGTCAGCTCCAGCAGCGCGTCCACCGGCCGGCCGGTGATGATCGCGAGTGTCCCGACCCGGCTGGCGAGCGCGCGCAGCGCGTCGACCGCGCCCGGAGCGGGCGCGGCGTCCATCGGCCTGGGCATGATCGGCGCGAGCGTCCCGTCGTAGTCCAACGCGACGAGGGCGTGCCCGGGCGCCGTGATCAGCGCCGCGAGGGCGGCGCCGCCCGGCAGGCCGAACCCCGGCGTGGGGGCTGAATCGGGCGGTTCGGTGGGCGCGCCGACGGTCGGCGCGGAGGCGGGTGGGATTCGCGGGGCGGGGGCAGGGCTGGTCGTCACGACGCGGCCTCGGCGGCCAACAGGCAGGCGTCCATAGGTCCAGTGTGCCGGTGGCTCCGGATCCGACGCCCACCGGACCGCGCCGCGACGCCCTCCGCTGACGGTGCGTCGCGGCCGACCCACACCCCACCCCGAGCGGGCGCATCCCGGGCCCCGCGCCGAGCCACCTGGCGAGGCCCGCGTCGAGTCATGCGCCGCGATTATCCGCGTCGCGCGATCCTGATCGCCGCTCTGGCCGGGAGGCGGTCGTGATCAGGGCATTCTC is a genomic window of Pseudofrankia inefficax containing:
- a CDS encoding HAD hydrolase family protein; translation: MSIRAVYTDLDGTMVGPKGSFFVAEDGSHTLEAAQALVDLHAAGLTLVLVSGRTRPQLVEAAAIFGADGFIGELGAIVGWDHGRSSEILRGAMPESYTQVPEELLHELIAANPGRLELHTPWHTGRELDVMLRGKVDVATADAWLRDAGFDWLSMRDNGLIAPHLMPGLGVNPHVYHLVPEGVGKGEAVAWDLRRRGIDPADAIAIGDSASDLTMARFVGRMHLVANALRHPDIPTLLTSYDNVVVEKEAVTLGWASAIRAAVAGRAPLAATS
- the thrC gene encoding threonine synthase, producing the protein MTLAPERAAQSGSTTDDANPAVSLSCRHCGATYPLGPQHVCFECFAPLEIAYDEDRLRRVTRASIEAGPQNLWRYVGLLPAGHDPARRVSLGAGFTPLRPAPRLAAELGMKTLWVKDDSANPTHSFKDRVVSVALSAARDLGFTTVACASTGNLAHSVAAHAAHTGLRSIVLVPHDLEDGKTVSTAVYGGTLVAIKGNYDDVNKLCSQLADEYEWAFVNVNVRPFYAEGSKTLGYEVAEQLGWRLPAQVVIPIASGSLLTKVDKAFRELGKLGLVEPTPYKVFGAQAAGCNPVAAAFERGVDTVSPVRPSTIAKSLSIGNPADGPYALDVARRTGGAITDVTDDEIIEGMRLLARTEGIFGETAGGVTVANLRRQLREGLLDPDAETVIYNTGDGLKTLDPLVGIAGPTATIPPTLSAFEAAGLGDD
- the groL gene encoding chaperonin GroEL (60 kDa chaperone family; promotes refolding of misfolded polypeptides especially under stressful conditions; forms two stacked rings of heptamers to form a barrel-shaped 14mer; ends can be capped by GroES; misfolded proteins enter the barrel where they are refolded when GroES binds) — translated: MPKIIAFDEEARRGLERGMNQLADAVKVTLGPKGRNVVLEKKWGVPTITNDGVSIAKEIELEDPYEKIGAELVKEVAKKTNDVAGDGTTTATILAQALVREGLRNVAAGANPLGLKKGIELAVESVSEELSKQAKEIETKEQIASTASISAGDPAIGALIAEALDKVGKEGVVTVEESNTFGLELELTEGMRFDKGYISPYFVTDADRQEAVLDDPYILIVNSKISAVKDLLPLLEKVMQASKPLVIISEDVEGEALATLVVNKIRGTFKSVAVKAPGFGDRRKAMLGDIAILTGGQVISEDVGLKLESTSIDLLGKARKVVVTKDETTIVEGAGDADQITGRVSQIRNEIDKSDSDYDREKLQERLAKLAGGVAVVKVGAATEVELKEKKHRIEDAVSNAKAAVEEGIVAGGGVALLQASVSAFDKLDLTGDEATGANIVRLALEAPIKQIAFNSGLEGGVVVDKVRNLPIGHGLNAATGEYVDMLATGIIDPAKVTRSALQNAASIAGLFLTTEAVIADKPEKNPAPAMPGGGDMDF
- a CDS encoding alpha,alpha-trehalose-phosphate synthase (UDP-forming) → MPNLTRAVLAGPDPAAAGTARVLVASNRGPVAFSLSDSGALLARRGSGGLVSGMQEVIRDAAAAAAGQGDAAEGGETDPEDPPSGIVWVCAALSDADRRAVRVAPDGRLDRAGFDTGGAAIRMLDVDRVVFDRAYNGVANRTLWFVLHLLFAPASEPSFGAAFWRDWEAYEAYNAMFADALALDAAHGAAVLIQDYHLTLVPGLLRKLRPDLRISHFTHTPWAPPDYFRILPDRVSRAVIGGMLGADRLGFLTARWATAFRDCARVLLGDEVEIDGVETCVLDGGLDLAPAPGPMAPPAALIGGPALGQVFDERPPPVVDPGQPGHRVRIGVHPLGVDAPALRARAAAKDVAARAAELREEVGDRRLIVRVDRTELSKNIVRGLDAYRELLRNHPDWCGRVMHLVCAYPSRHDLPEYREYTAAVQRIATEIEDEFATDGWLPLRLEVTDDYPRSLAALTLADVLVVNPIRDGMNLIAKEGPTVSDRDVALILSREAGAYAELGADALVVNPYDVTETAEAMDAALRMPPAERRRRADRIAALAARLPPGDWFREQLAALPAPPAEVVLRG